The Kitasatospora sp. NBC_00374 genome has a segment encoding these proteins:
- a CDS encoding papain-like cysteine protease family protein has product MHRLRASRRKKTLIAAIVAALSGALVFGIGALAQAGLVSGTVVGGQGRYSTVNQRAQPSISAQIKGVSRVGDKVPMSCRTTGDTVENNSRWIWSGSYYVADAFIQENTGSLPVCGATRPTGQTALAITMQKQVKSQWCWDASGLTIASYWGRTGYSQADFCRLAAQGTWVDCNDQPATLEDMANGLARMGLASSGRSLYRAASLGESGDEIAGGRPFAVRIGWRSGGGHMNVVYGYDSGSNMIAVGDPWPSTQTYTWWNYSTYASNNSFQWTHSRIGIHG; this is encoded by the coding sequence ATGCACAGACTCCGCGCGTCCCGCCGCAAGAAGACCCTGATAGCCGCGATCGTCGCCGCGCTGTCCGGTGCCCTGGTGTTCGGCATCGGCGCCCTCGCGCAGGCCGGCCTGGTCAGCGGTACCGTCGTCGGCGGTCAGGGCCGGTACAGCACCGTCAACCAGCGGGCCCAACCGTCGATCTCCGCCCAGATCAAGGGCGTTTCCCGGGTCGGCGACAAGGTCCCGATGTCCTGCCGGACCACGGGCGACACCGTGGAGAACAACTCCCGGTGGATCTGGTCCGGCTCGTACTACGTCGCCGACGCCTTCATCCAGGAGAACACCGGCAGCCTGCCGGTCTGCGGCGCCACCCGGCCCACCGGACAGACGGCGCTCGCCATCACCATGCAGAAGCAGGTCAAGAGCCAGTGGTGCTGGGATGCCTCCGGCCTGACCATCGCCTCCTACTGGGGCCGCACCGGCTACTCGCAGGCCGACTTCTGCCGACTCGCCGCCCAGGGCACCTGGGTGGACTGCAACGACCAGCCCGCCACCCTGGAGGACATGGCCAACGGCCTGGCCCGGATGGGCCTGGCCAGCAGTGGTCGCAGCCTCTACCGCGCCGCGAGCCTCGGCGAGAGCGGTGACGAGATCGCGGGCGGCCGTCCGTTCGCCGTACGGATCGGCTGGAGGTCCGGCGGCGGCCACATGAACGTCGTCTACGGATACGACAGCGGCAGCAACATGATCGCGGTCGGTGACCCGTGGCCCAGTACCCAGACCTACACCTGGTGGAACTACTCCACGTACGCGAGCAACAACTCGTTCCAGTGGACCCACTCCCGCATCGGTATCCACGGCTGA
- a CDS encoding SpoIIE family protein phosphatase, whose translation MVEQPDRPRTVSKLSLIAKTRLGKSPRSVAGQVFVLQVAVVVLLVLGAILALVLESRRASESEAINRSVAVAQTFANSPGIVPAMQSPAPSAILQPMTEQARQAAGVDFIVVMDTNGIRYTHPLPDRIGKRFVGTIGPSLAGQVYTESVHGPLGHEVQAVVPVNAPDGSVVGLVSAGLKVKNVVTAGDRQLPVILGTSAAALAVATAGTALVTRRLRRQTGGLGPAEMTRMYEHHDAVLHAVREGVVIVAQDGRLLLANDEAKELLGLPADAEGRHLAELHDLDPGTAELLLSGRVATDEVHRSGVRLLAVNQRPTDRHGNGMGTVATIRDSTELLALSGKAEVAGKRLALLYEAGVGIGTTLEVVRTAEELARVAVPGFADFVTVDLADPVLQGDEPTGTGMDLRRAAVNGIREDHPFYPCGRLITFVPSTPQAMGFDSGHSQVVPDLAVAHGWQAQDPAWARRIVDYGVHSLIATPLKARGIILGVANFWRSEKPEPFDDEDRSLAEELVARAAVSMDNARRYTREHAMAVTLQRSLLPRALPEQSALEVAHRYLPAQSGVSGDWFDVIPLPGSRVALVVGDVVGHGLHAAATMGRLRTAVHNFSALDLPPDELLGHLDELVNRIDQEETDSGTGIGVTGATCLYAIYDPVSRLCTIARAGHPTPALVRPDGSVVFPDLPIGPPLGAGAGGMPFETAQVHLAEGTQIVLYTDGLVEDRTRDFDVGMELLREALAGHDRQPEEHCQALLDALLPARPQDDVALLIAKTRVLGADRVAEREVPFDPATVAETRAWTTATLEEWGLTDLAFGTELVLSELVTNAIRYGSPPVRVRLLRDRALICEVADGSNTSPHLKYAATTDEGGRGLFLVAQLTERWGTRYTSHGKIIWAEQPLPASAGDLDGQPRTPAAAVPVAPPRSAEHEAARTVAIPPPAAER comes from the coding sequence ATGGTCGAACAGCCCGACCGACCCCGGACCGTATCGAAGCTGTCGCTGATCGCGAAGACTCGGCTCGGCAAGAGCCCTCGGAGCGTTGCCGGCCAGGTGTTCGTGCTGCAGGTCGCGGTCGTGGTGCTGCTCGTCCTCGGGGCGATCCTCGCCCTGGTCCTCGAATCGCGGCGGGCCAGCGAGTCGGAGGCCATCAACCGGTCGGTGGCCGTGGCGCAGACGTTCGCGAACTCCCCCGGCATCGTCCCGGCCATGCAGTCGCCCGCCCCGTCGGCCATCCTCCAGCCGATGACGGAGCAGGCGCGCCAGGCGGCCGGAGTCGACTTCATCGTGGTCATGGACACGAACGGGATCCGGTACACGCACCCGCTGCCGGACCGGATCGGCAAACGGTTCGTCGGGACGATCGGTCCCTCCCTGGCCGGCCAGGTCTACACGGAGAGCGTGCACGGCCCGCTCGGCCACGAGGTGCAGGCGGTCGTTCCCGTCAACGCCCCCGACGGATCGGTCGTGGGCCTGGTGTCGGCCGGGCTGAAGGTCAAGAACGTCGTCACGGCCGGCGACCGGCAGCTGCCCGTCATCCTGGGCACCAGCGCCGCCGCACTGGCGGTGGCCACGGCCGGGACCGCCCTGGTCACCAGGCGGCTGCGGCGCCAGACCGGCGGCCTGGGCCCGGCCGAGATGACCCGCATGTACGAGCACCACGACGCCGTCCTGCACGCCGTGCGGGAAGGAGTGGTCATCGTCGCCCAGGACGGCCGGCTGCTGCTGGCGAACGACGAGGCGAAGGAGTTGCTCGGGCTGCCGGCCGACGCCGAGGGCCGGCACCTGGCCGAGCTGCACGACCTCGACCCCGGGACCGCGGAGCTGCTGCTGTCGGGCAGGGTGGCCACCGACGAGGTGCACCGGTCCGGCGTGCGGCTGCTCGCGGTGAACCAGCGGCCGACCGACCGCCACGGCAACGGCATGGGAACGGTCGCGACGATCCGCGACTCCACCGAGCTGCTCGCGCTGTCCGGCAAGGCCGAGGTCGCCGGCAAGCGCCTCGCGCTGCTCTACGAGGCCGGCGTCGGCATCGGCACCACGCTCGAGGTCGTGCGCACGGCGGAGGAGCTGGCCCGGGTCGCCGTCCCCGGCTTCGCGGACTTCGTCACCGTCGACCTCGCCGACCCCGTCCTGCAGGGCGACGAACCCACCGGGACGGGCATGGACCTGCGCCGCGCGGCCGTCAACGGAATCCGCGAGGACCATCCCTTCTACCCGTGCGGAAGGCTGATCACCTTCGTGCCCTCCACCCCCCAGGCGATGGGTTTCGACAGCGGCCACTCACAGGTGGTGCCCGACCTGGCGGTGGCCCACGGCTGGCAGGCCCAGGACCCGGCCTGGGCCCGCCGGATCGTCGACTACGGTGTCCACTCGCTGATCGCCACTCCGCTGAAGGCCCGCGGCATCATCCTGGGCGTCGCCAACTTCTGGCGGTCGGAGAAACCCGAGCCGTTCGACGACGAGGACCGGTCGCTGGCCGAGGAACTGGTCGCCCGCGCCGCGGTCAGCATGGACAACGCCCGCCGGTACACCCGCGAGCACGCCATGGCCGTGACGCTGCAGCGCAGCCTGCTGCCGCGCGCCCTGCCGGAACAGAGCGCCCTCGAGGTCGCGCACCGCTACCTGCCCGCACAGTCCGGGGTCAGCGGCGACTGGTTCGACGTGATCCCGCTGCCCGGCAGCCGGGTCGCCCTGGTGGTCGGCGACGTCGTCGGCCACGGACTGCACGCCGCGGCGACGATGGGCCGGCTGCGCACCGCCGTGCACAACTTCTCCGCCCTCGACCTGCCGCCGGACGAGCTGCTCGGCCACCTCGACGAGTTGGTGAACCGCATCGACCAGGAGGAGACCGACAGCGGCACCGGGATCGGCGTCACCGGGGCCACCTGCCTGTACGCGATCTACGACCCGGTCTCCCGGCTCTGCACCATCGCGCGGGCGGGCCACCCGACGCCCGCCCTGGTGCGGCCCGACGGCAGTGTGGTGTTCCCCGACCTCCCGATCGGCCCGCCGCTGGGGGCGGGGGCGGGCGGCATGCCGTTCGAGACTGCGCAGGTGCACCTGGCCGAGGGCACCCAGATCGTCCTGTACACCGACGGGTTGGTCGAGGATCGCACCCGGGACTTCGACGTCGGCATGGAACTGCTGCGCGAGGCGCTCGCCGGCCACGACCGGCAGCCCGAGGAGCACTGTCAGGCCCTGCTGGACGCCCTGCTCCCGGCCCGTCCGCAGGACGACGTGGCCCTGCTGATCGCGAAGACCCGGGTGCTCGGCGCGGACCGCGTCGCGGAGCGGGAGGTGCCGTTCGACCCGGCCACCGTCGCCGAGACGCGTGCGTGGACCACCGCGACGCTCGAGGAGTGGGGTCTGACCGACCTGGCCTTCGGCACCGAACTGGTCCTCAGTGAGCTGGTCACCAACGCGATCCGCTACGGCTCGCCGCCCGTGCGGGTGCGGCTGCTGCGCGACCGCGCCCTGATCTGCGAGGTCGCCGACGGCAGCAACACCTCCCCGCACCTGAAGTACGCGGCGACGACGGACGAGGGCGGCCGCGGGCTGTTCCTGGTGGCCCAGCTCACCGAGCGCTGGGGCACCCGGTACACCTCCCACGGGAAGATCATCTGGGCGGAGCAGCCGCTGCCCGCCTCGGCCGGAGACCTCGACGGGCAGCCGAGGACCCCCGCGGCGGCGGTCCCGGTGGCACCACCGCGATCGGCGGAACACGAGGCGGCGCGGACGGTGGCCATCCCGCCGCCGGCCGCCGAGCGCTGA